The Thunnus maccoyii chromosome 24, fThuMac1.1, whole genome shotgun sequence DNA window CGCCAGCAGCATCGAGAACACGGCGATGACGGGAAACGGCACGGCGAAGCCGAGCACGATGAAGCTCAGCTGCACCGCCGCCATCCAGGCCCGAGCGCTGGCGGGCGGGTACACCGGCCGGCACACAGCGCCATCTGCCTGCAACGACCTCACCGCCTGCAGGAAGTAGGTGTCGGGGACGGATGCCGCCAGCGCCAGCAGCCACACCAACACGCACACCAGCCGCCGCAGCACCCGCCTCCTGCGGCCGTCGGGGGCGTCGGCCAGCAGCGTGGCGGACAGGTAGCGGTCCACGCTCATGCAGGTGAGGAAGAAGATGCTGCCGAACAGGTTGACACTGAAGATCAGGTGAGTCAGCTTACAAACGATCTCACCGAACGGCCAGCGGCCGCCCTGCAGCAGCGACGCCACCCACACCGGCAGCGTGGCGAGCACGCTCAGGTCCGCCGCCGCCAGCTGCACGATGTACAGGTGCGTCTCATGGCGGCTCCGCCCCCCCCGCAGGTTCACCCAGAACACCAACACGTTGGCGGCGAGGCCCAACACGAAGATGAAGATGTAGAGGACGGACAGGACGTGCAGCAGCGCGGCGTGGCTGATGGCGCCCGAACACCGCAGCGTCTCCACCTGCGACAGGTTGTCATGGTCACCGGCCGTCAGGTTTAGCTCCGCCCACAGCTCCAGGAGCTCAGTGAGGTCGTTGGTGCTCAGACTCATGACCAGGTCGTCTTTATACctgcagacaggaagacagCAGTCACATGACCAGAAAACCCCTGGACCAATCAGAAACCAGCTTACATCAACAAATCACAGACAGAACAAAGACGTTCTCCAACGACTAAAAGTCACAATTTTGTCTTTAAAGCtgattttttaaacttaaaccTCCATGTGACCTCGTTAAcccgaccacacacacacacagacaggtctATGGTACGACAGCAGGACGTCCGTCTGACAGTGTCTCTGTGAGGACAGATGGacggaggtcagaggtcaaacatCGACGTCTCTGTGATCAGTTCAGACCTTCGGTTTCAGTTCAAAGTGACGACGTAAATCAGTTTAATGGCTCCTTCAGAGTAAAATAAAGACTCAGAGGTCACGaccttaaaaataaaagtttactGTGGAGCTCAAACAAAGAGTCAATTAGTCTCAAATGTTTCATTGATCcttttattgattattctgcATGTTGCTGCTTCAAACTGAGAACAATCTGAGCAGCATAAAAAGCTCTAAAACTATTCTCACATTTCACTGACTGAACAACCAACAATGAGAATAACTGTTAGATGAGCCGAGAACCCCGGACCCCCAAGAGCCCCGGACCCCCGAGAGCCCCGGACCCCCGAGAGCCCCAGACCCCCGAGAACCCCGGACCCCTGGGGGTCTGGAGGGGCCACACACATCCCTCAATAAAGCCACCAGAAACACTTAAAGTGCCATAAAATATTCAGGCTGCCACTAGTGAGGCTCCAAACTCTGAACACGTTAAAGGTTGTAAAGAACAAACATTAATTTAAGGTTCGTTAACTGACGTTTAGTTACAGACTTCCTGGTTcattgcagattattttctctgaCAGAATAATTTATCGTTATTTATCGTCGTCACCAGAAAGTATTGTGATAAAATCGTTTAATGTGTTGCTCTTAAAAACgaagacaaacaggaaacacgTGCAACAGACTGAACGTCTTTAATAATAATCTTCAGGAGATTCAGTCTGAAGTCAGATTTCAGGTTTATGTTAATGAGCTCAGCTGCTCTCTTACATACAGAGCAACCATTCAATGGTAAAAGCTGTGTGTCAGATAAGACGCCAGCTGGGAGGCTCCTGAACGCACCATCAAAACACCGTAAAGCACCAGCTGCACTTAAAGTGTCATAAAACACGCAGACAGACTCCTGCTCGTCTCACTGCAGAAACAACCTGCAGAACTCCGTAGAAACACCTCAGTCCAACGACTGTTTCCTTATAAACACGTTATAACACAAACAGGACGGAGCTCCGACTCCGCAGACCATCAACAGACCATCAACAGACCACCAACAGACCATCAACAGACCATCAACAGACGCTGCAACTCACTAAATGTTATTAACGCACATTTCTTCCTCTGAAACACGCCGCCGGCTGTTTGGACCATAAATCAGCTGACAGAAGTGTCTGgttactaataataatagagtTAGCGTGTGAACCATGGCGGGAATGTAGTGATCAATACTGTTGGAACATCCTCAGATTACCATCACATCAAAAGTTAAAGTGAAGCCTGGTGTAACACCTGTGAGCCGAATGCACCGGAGGACGTTATCGATCACTAATCACAGTCAATAGTGTTTCTGATCAGCACGTTCAGCTGCCGCGCTGTCAAAACTCCTCAAAACGAGCTTTTCTTAAAAGGGGGTCTGGCTGAGACCGGAACGACCTTACCTGCAGGATCGACTGGAGACTCGCCGCGTTTCTTCCTCTGATCAGCTGCACAGATCGATAGATATACAGATGATCGATCCGGAGGAGTCCCGGGTCCAGAGGCAGCAGAGACTCCCGCAGCGGCTCTACTGCGGTCTGAGCTGCGGGACCAAGCTGCGGGGTCACTCACGCCGCACACAAAAGCGTCAAACACGCGTGACGTCAGAGTCCCGCCGATGGACTCAGAGAGGTTTAAACACGTGGATGTATGGAGGATCATTACTGACgagaaacaataaaaagattCATGTTCAAACaggtagaaaataaaattaatttttatttcgACACATTTCAACCTAAAGggaataaaattaaattgatccaattatttatttttttactttaacatgattaaaaagtttttaaaaaagtttattttcctGATGTGGCCTCAACGATCTGTAAGTTTCATCAGTTTCAAtcaaattattcaattatttttaaaagtttatttatttaatacaatataattatgacataaaatataaatatttaaatatgcaCAAATACAAGTCTAATATATccaagacacaaaacaaaaattaagaatttaataaaataaatgatgaatgtaTCTTTATATTCATAGGctataaaatagaaatatggTTATATCGTTTCAATTCTCcaatcaaatatatttatatatttatatttatataatatcaAATACAAGTAATAATATTTtagtaataatatattaatatttaaccaGATATCAATCTTCACAAAACCTAATATTTCACCTCCCAGTATTTTCTCATTGTCACACATTTCCAGAAAAGCCTCCAGTACGTCTGCTGCGTCGAAGAGAATCTATTTTAGTCTAATGAagaagaattattattattattattgttgttgttgttattattattattattgtattattccAGCTGCAGACCTGCCCTCTTCAGCCCCCCAGCCAATCACGGAGGGGACAAttcaaacaggaaacagctgatctaaatatgtgttttttcattgaGGATCAAATACTGAATTTATTTCCATAATATTTCattcagtttcaagtttattgGAATTCACGTCCAAACTCATACATTCAGTTTCAAATGATGTTATTCAGATTAAACaattgaaatataaatgattgaCAGTCAGTTTGCAGTGACACATacagtgtttctgtgtaaaCGAGGATGACAGCAGCTTCctgataaaaacagatgaagGTCACAGACTACCATTACTCCTCAACCATCCTGATGAAACACATATTTGCATTGTTGTATGTGAACCTGTAACCTGTGTTCTTTCTGTCAATAACCTCATtctcctccacatgttcagcatcttctttcagtgttttttggccCTTTGTACCTCTCAGCCAGATGTTCAGATGCCTCGTTGCACTGAAGGCCTttaacagctgcagctgctgactgTCAGTAAGTCTTCTGAGAGAGGAGAACATGTGGTGGTCCAGTAGCTTGAACACAGTCATCATGTCTTCTTAGCTTCTAGCACCTCCTCTGGTTTCAGTTGTATGTTGTAGTGATCTGCTGCGGTTGTCAGAGGTTGGATTTAACCCCAGAGAGACTCAGGCTCACTGATCTTTTGGCTTTTCGTCTTCTTCATCTACACTGCTCACATCAGTTCTCGCACCACAAGATGATCACATGACAAAGTCCTCCATGAACAGAAGGGTCTGAAACATGAACACTGCCATGGCTGTGTTTACTCAGAGGCACTGAGTGACAGACTTCCTGTTCTCTTCTACACAGCGTGCTATCAGTTCATTTTGTGAGGCTGGACAGACGACTTGCACTCGAGAGAACTGCGGCTTCTGTTTGGTTTGTCATGACCATGAAATGGGATTCCCTGCTTCCCTGAAAGGTGACAGATTAACTACACAGCAAAGCTACTCTCTCCTGTCAATAATTCACCACATTTGCCGCCTGCATCTGTCGTAACACATCAGCATGGTCAGCACTGGCTTTATAGGTCCTCCAGGGCTGCATACTTACCTTGTGTGCTGGTGTTCTGTCGAGGGCTTCCAGTCTCTGAAGCATGAGGAGTCTTTGTTATTTCTGGTCGATTGCCTTCCAAACTGTGTGCATGAAATGATTTTCCACACAGTAATCTGACtattcaaatatttcaaaccAACAGGGCTGAAAGGATCTTTTCTGCAGCCCAAAGCTCTCGTGTTGCTGGCTGACCTGATCCTCACATACtaacattaataatgaaatgtaatatatacCAGCGACTAACTACTGCCTCCAACCTAGAGTCTGCTCCTGACTCCTGGTCTGCTCCCGACTATTGGTCTGGTCCCGACTCCTGGTCTGCTCCTGACTCCTGGTCTGCCCCCGACTCCTGGTCTGCTCCTGACTACTGGTCTGCTCCCGACTACTGGTCTGCTCCCGACTACGGGTCTGGTCCCGACTACGGGTCTGGTTCCGACTACTGGTCTGGTCCCGACTACGGGTCTGGTCCCGACTACTGGTCTGCTCCCGACTACTGGTCTGGTCCCGACTACGGGTCTGGTCCCGACTACGGGTCTGCTCCCGACTACGGGTCTGGTCCCGACTACGGGTCTGGTCCCGACTACTGGTCTGGTCCCGACTACTGGTCTGCTCCCGACTACGGGTCTGGTCCCGACTACTGGTCTGGTCCCGACTACGGGTCTGCTCCCGACTACGGGTCTGGTCCCGACTACTGGTCTGGTCCCGACTACGGGTCTGCTCCCGACTACGGGTCTGGTCCCGACTACTGGTCTGTTCCCGACTACGGGTCTGCTCCCGACTACTGGTCTGCTCCCGACTACGGGTCTGCTCCCGACTACGGGTCTGGTCCCGACTACTGGTCTGGTCCCGACTACGGGTCTGCTCCCGACTACGGGTCTGGTCCCGACTACTGGTCTGCTCCCGACTACGGGTCTGCT harbors:
- the LOC121891715 gene encoding atypical chemokine receptor 3-like produces the protein MSLSTNDLTELLELWAELNLTAGDHDNLSQVETLRCSGAISHAALLHVLSVLYIFIFVLGLAANVLVFWVNLRGGRSRHETHLYIVQLAAADLSVLATLPVWVASLLQGGRWPFGEIVCKLTHLIFSVNLFGSIFFLTCMSVDRYLSATLLADAPDGRRRRVLRRLVCVLVWLLALAASVPDTYFLQAVRSLQADGAVCRPVYPPASARAWMAAVQLSFIVLGFAVPFPVIAVFSMLLAAALPPGSDQERRASRRIVLAYIVVFVACWLPYHAVLLVDTLALLGTLPFSCRLENFLDVALHLTQCCSLLHCCINPALYSLLHRSRRRDIIKAVFFRYSAKTGLARLIHASHASDSESALTAEHM